One window of the Leptospira ryugenii genome contains the following:
- a CDS encoding response regulator, producing the protein MSVNAVLEKAILFVDDELLILLSMSMQCKRYFGDEIRYLTAQNPREALEILNELEEEKDTELIGVVSDWSMPGMNGGEFLKLVHQKFPKIPKIILSGQAEESSVRDLEKEISHFTFVKKPWDELQIVEIIKGAIDQKDQT; encoded by the coding sequence ATGTCGGTAAATGCAGTCTTAGAAAAAGCGATTCTCTTTGTAGATGATGAACTTCTCATTCTACTGAGTATGAGTATGCAATGCAAACGTTACTTTGGTGATGAGATTCGCTATTTAACTGCCCAAAATCCACGGGAAGCCCTCGAGATTCTAAATGAACTGGAAGAAGAAAAGGACACAGAACTCATTGGAGTAGTTTCAGATTGGTCAATGCCTGGGATGAATGGAGGGGAGTTTCTAAAGTTAGTGCACCAAAAATTTCCAAAGATTCCAAAAATCATTCTAAGTGGACAAGCAGAAGAAAGCTCTGTACGAGATTTAGAAAAAGAGATCTCTCATTTTACTTTTGTAAAAAAACCCTGGGACGAACTTCAAATTGTTGAAATCATCAAAGGTGCGATAGACCAAAAAGATCAAACTTGA